TAACTTGCCCTGAAAAAGCATACCAAAGTAATCCCCCAGCAAGTACACCTGAGGTTATCCAAGTAGTACCAATTCTAAAGTAATATCTTATTTTCTTTGCTTTAGCAATTTTAGTATAATCTTCTAATTCTAAAGCACCTTTTTGAATTCCTATAAATAAATCATCTTCAGTACTATCAATGTTATATTCAACTGCACCCCGAGTATCCATCTTTTCATCTAAAGATGTTTTTTTTTCTAAAGAAGTAGGAGTTTCAAGTGCTTCTTCTGAATTAAATTCAAATTTACCATCTTTTTCTTTTTGTGGCAAAACAATAGGTCTTCCAGATTCAAAAGGTTCTTCACCTAAGATACCTGTTTCTTCAATTGAAAGTCCTTGAGAACCATCATTTAATTTATTTTCCAAATCTTCTTGATCTTTTCCACTCATTTTTGCCTCCGGAAACAATAAATATTATTTTGTAAACTTTAAAAACTAAGATGCTGTGTAAATTATTTAAACCTTTTGAAAGTAATTACAAAATTAATCACCTCTAAGGAATGATTAGTTCTTTTCTTTCTCAAAGATTTCTAGAATTTCTTGCTTAGTTTTTGCCTTAGAAATATTATTTCTTAAATCAGTAGAATTCTTAATCCCTTTAGTAAACCATAAAGCTTGAGTTTTAAAATCAGTTTCTTTTATAGGATATTTTTCAGTTAATTTATAAAACTCATTAAACAATTCAATTTTATCCATCTGAGGAATAAATCTTCCAACTTGTAAATACTCATTTAATCTTGTAAATATATAAGGATTGCCAATTGCAGCCTTTCCAATCATTAAATAATCTGCACATTTTTTGTACTTTTCAGCACTCTTCTCATCAATTATCCCACCATTACCAATTACAGGTATATTCAGCTCTCTTCTCGTTTTTCTTACTATACCCCAATCAACTTTCCCAGAATAACCTTGTTGCGCCGTTCTTGCATGTATAGTTATTAAAGCCGCACCCGCATCTTCAACTGTCTTTGCAATTTTAATTGTATTTTCTAAACTAGAAATTCTTATTTTCACAGAAACAGGTTTTTTTGTTGCCTGAACAACTGCACTTACTAATCTTTTAACTTTTTCAGGTCTTTTAAGTAAAGCAACACCTGCACCCTGTTTAATTATCTTAGCAACAGGGCAACCCATATTAATATCTATAATATCTGCTTTCTCTTCAATAAATTTAATAGACTCAACGAAATTTTCTTCTTTAGTTCCAAACAATTGAAATGAAACAGGTTTTTCTTCATCACAAGTTTCAGTTAATCTTTCTGTAGCCTTATTTCCTCTAGATAAAGCATTAGCATTAATCATCTCAGTACAAACCAAACTTGCACCATATCTTCTGCATAAAATCCTAAAAGGCAAATTAGTAACACCCGCCATAGGTGCAAGAACTAGTTTTCCTCTAATTATATTGGAAATATCTTTCATCTTATTTTATAAAATATTGAGAGTGATATTTATATGCTTTCTGTTATAAAAAATAAAAAAATAGAAATAAGATAAGAATTTATTTAATTTTCATTAAGTTTAATCTTTCTTTGCTAAACTTACATTAATTGCTTTAGGACCTCTGTCTCCAGTTCCTACCTCAAATGTAACTTCATCGTTGTCTCTTATTCTAGCTCCTTCCTTTAATCCGGTTTTATGTACAAAATACTCTTGTCCATCATCTCCAGCAATAAAGCCAAAGCCTTTCTGTTCGTTAAAAAATTTTACTTTTCCATTCATTTTAATTTTCACCTTAAATTTTATCAGAACTAGGTTTCACGCATATTTTAATGATACAAACTCTGATATTATAAGAATTATACCTTCTACTTATAAATTATTCCTTTTTTAAGAAAAATTTAGGTTAATACCTACTATTTTATTGAACTCCTTCAAAAACAAAGAAAACTATATTAAAAAGTAAAAAACGCCACGACTCGGATTTGAACCGAGATACCGATTAAGGTCAGACTCTCTATAAACTGGTTTCCAGGCTTACACATCCTTTAAAAAGATTTTAGAAGGATTCTGTGCAATACCAGGTTATGCGATCGTGGCACAATCTTTTCAAAAATTGTCAAGTTTTTTAAGCTTTGTGGTATGATTAAAACCTATAACTTTTTTATATCTTTCCCTATCTTCTTTTCTACCGATTATTAAAATATGATTTAATTTATGATTCTTATTTTTTGGTTGATATTGATATAGTCTTGAAGATATTTCTAAATTATTTAATAACACCTTAATTTGAGATAATCCATGTAAATTAACAGTTTTAAGAACTATAGCTCTTTTATCTACATAAGCCTCACAATCAAAAAAAGCCCTCAGCCATTCTATTTGATTTTTTCTTGAACTTAAAATCCACGCAGGAATCTCCAAATTCAAAATCCCAAACTTTCCAGATTTCAGCAAATCCAGAACGACAGGTTTTGAATCTAAAGTTACCCAAAAGTAATTCTTTTTCTTTATAATCTTGGCTTTTTATTGTAAGACTTTTAACAAATCTTCATTAAAAGAAAGAACTAAAGAGTAATGATCTGGAAAAAACCTTAAGGTATTATGTTTACATTTTTTTCCATTATTAATTAATATATTTCCCTCACCCATCATAAATCCACAAATTCTTGACTTTAATCCAAAATATTTATTTTGATTTCTTTGGATATATATCTCATCGACACCATGTCTTTTTTTCCAAGCAGATAAGATATTTTGTTTATTTCTTTTTGAAATATTCATTCTAAGATTAAAGATTTTTCTATTTAAAAAGGGTGCGTCAAGATGTCAACATGTCATAAGTCGTATTTTTATAAAGCAAACTTTATAAATAACAATCAGATTAAGACTTTAAAAGAGGGATTATGTCGCAAACACTATTCTTAGAATTAGGGCTTTTAATTATTGTTGCAACAATATTCTCAGGAATAATGCGTGCTTTGAAACAACCTTTAATTATAGGTTATATTCTAACAGGTTTAGTTGCAAGTACTTATTTTTCAAATATTATCCAACACTCAGAAACAATTTCTATACTTTCACAAGTAGGAATAATCTTCTTATTATTTATAATAGGTTTAAGTCTAAATCCAAGAATTATAAAAGGAATAGGATTTATCACTTTACTAATAGGAGTTTTACAAGTAGTTATAACCTTTGGAGTTTCATTAATACTAGAAAAATTTATTTCAATCCCTTTCCCAAGCTCAATATTTATTGCTGCAGCAATCTCATTTAGTAGTACGATTATAGTTCTAAAATTATTATCAGATAAACAAGAAACAGGAACTCTTCACGGAAAAATTTCAGTCAGCATATTAATAATTCAAGATTTATTCGCAATTATTTCATTAATATTAATAGCTGCAACCGCAAAAAATTCGGATATAATAAGTATTGCACTTTCTGGATTTTTAAAAGGAGCAATTTTAGTTTTAATTTTGTTTTTAATTGCAATTTATTTACTTCCAAAACTAAACCAAAGAATATCAAGTTCACAAGAATTTTTGTTTCTATTCTCAATAAGTTGGTGTTTTGCACTAGCAATATTATTCAAACTAGCAGGTTTATCAGGTGAAATAGGTGCTTTAATAGCTGGAATTACATTATCTCTTTCACCCTATCACTATGAAATAAGTTCCAAAGTAAAACCCCTAAGAGATTTTTTTATAATAATCTTTTTTGTTTTACTAGGCTCACAAATAAATCTAGCAAACATTTCAACTATAATTATACCTGCAATTATTATCTCTGCATTTGTAATTTTAATAAAGCCAATAATCATCTTAATTATTATGGGTATTTTAGGATATACTAAAAAAACTAGTTTTATAACCGGTTTAAATCTCGCACAAGTAAGTGAATTTTCATTAATCTTATGTGCCCTAGCTTTTGAATCCGGAAGACTTTCAGAAAGTTTATTATCTATGATTACTTTAGTTGCACTTATTACAATTGCAATCTCAACGTATATGATTACTTACTCAAATTCAATTTATAACATTTTTTCCTCAGTTTTAAGCACTTTTGAAAGAAAAGGAAAAAAACGTAATGAAGGTAATTTCGATGAAAATATCTCTTATAAAACAATAATATTTGGATTCAATAGAACAGGCTCAGCATTACTTTCTGCAATTAAAAAATTATCTAAAAAATATTTAATTATAGAATTTAATCCTGAAATCATAAAAGAACTAGAAAAGAAAAAAATTCATTGTAGATATGGAGATGCACAAGATGTAGAACTATTAAATGAATTAAATCTTTCAAAAACAAAATTAATAATTTCAACAATTCCAAACTTAGAAACAAATATGTTACTAGTTAAAAAAGCAAGAAATTCGGAAAGTAATCCAATAGTGATTGTTGTTACACATCACCACGAAGATACTATTAAGTTATATGAAGAAGGTGCAGACTATGTTATCATGCCTTATACACTTAGTGGAGAGCATGCTGCAAATTTAATAAATAAAATAAAATTCAATAAAAAACTTTTAGAAAAAGAAAGAAAATCTCATTTAAAAAAGATAAGTTTAAATAGTATATAAATAAGTAATTGGCATGAAAATATTAAGTCTTATAAAAGGGGCTGAAGCTAAAAAAGTAGCAAAATTATTAAAAACTATTTCTACCAAATCAGCACTAACAAGAAGTACAAATATAAATATTAACAAAACAAAGTTTAGAATATTTATTAACCTAAAAAACAAAAAAATAAATAATAATCAAGGTGTAGCCGATTTTTTAGAACTTCTAAATCTTCAAGAAAAGATGTTTGAAGTAGTTGAAGGACTTATAGCCCAAACCTTTTTACAGTTAAATAATCTTTATCCTGAACTAAAACAAGGACAAGGAAAAATTATTCAAACTAAAGTTTATTCTATTTTAGTAAATTTAAATTTATATATAAAACAGCTTAATGAAAAAATTGGAGAAGAAAGGAACCTTATAAAGAATGATAATATTAATACTTTGGAAAAAGTTATTCATGAAGAAATTAAAATATATAAATCAATTGAAGCACTTGGAACATCAAAACTAGAAAACATCCAGGAGATTAGACAAAATCTTACTGCTTGTATAAATTCAACCAATAATGGGGAATCTATTGAAAGAATTTGTGCAAATACAGGGGCTATTCTCTTAGGAATAGGTGCTATTTTTACTATTTTCCAAGGAATCTATCAAACAGCCACATTTAATTTTGTGGTTAAGCCGATATTTACAGGATATTTACCCTACGTTGATGATTGCGAGTGTGCTATTCTTGAAAATGGGGGGATCATCCCTCAACAACCAGAAATAGTCGGTGGATTTGTTAGAGGTTTACCCAATCAATGTTTGCCAAATCAATTAGGTAAATTAATTTTAATTTTATCTGCCACGGGATTAATTTTCTTAAGTATAAAATATTTAAGTAATATTTCTAAAGTTTTAAATTATTCAGATATGGATAAAAGAGTTGATAGAATAAGAAAAAGATATTAAATTCTCTAAAATAATGATGCTTCTTGATTTAGATTCATAACTAAATTATATAATCTACCCCCATTAGGTGCAAAATGATATCTAACTTTTTTTCCTTTAAATGTTTCTTCTTTATATGCTCCTAAACTAACTATATATTCCAACAATTCTAGTTCCTTATCATCAGCTAAGCACATATTAGGTAAATAAAGTTTAGGACGAATACGCAATTTATTTGAAATGTTGTATTTTCTTGAATTAGTTAATTTCACTCTACCCATATTAAAATAAAAATCTCTAGCAAGAAGTATATCTTCCGCATGGATATAATATAAAACATCTAAAGATTTACCTTTACCAACATGTCCCAAATATCCTTTAACTCTATACCAATTCATAAACTAACAACCAAGTTTTACAATTTTAAATACTTTCGATTTCGTATCTAATAAGTAGTATCAACTCGATAGTTTTATAAATCTAATATATTAAAAAAGAAAATATGAAATTAGGCACAAAAATCTTAACTTATGTAGCTGCAGGTTGGTTATTACTAAATCCAAATAATTTCAATTCAGAAAATAAGCCACAACAATTATCTGATTTAGAACAAAAAGTAGAAGAAATAGTTAAAAAACAAGAGCGTGTAATAGTAATTGATAAATCTGATTTTTTACTTTATTATTATAATAATGGAAAAGTTGAAGACAAATATACTGTTGCAATAGGGAAAAATACTTCTGGAAAAAATAAATCAAAAATAGGAGATAATCTAACTCCTGAAGGCATATTTAAAATCCAAGAAAAATCAAAAATAGATGAAAATTATTTAGGCAAATATAAAACAGATTTAATAAGGGAATTAGAATATTCATTATTTAACATAATAAGAAGTCCATTTGGAACAAGGTGGATGCGTTTAAAATCTCAAAGTTATAAGGGATTTAAAACCCCTGATTGGAAAGGTATTGGGATACACGGGTTAAGACATAGTCCAAAGATATTTAAATATCAAACAGAAGGATGTGTTGGACTTAACGTCAAAGATGCTCAAAAGTTATACAATAAAGTTGATATTGGTGATTATGTTATAATTAAACCTTAATTATAAATTTGCATGAGTTCTAAGAACTATACGTGGTTCTAATATAAAATTTTTTGATAAATTGTCAATTCTATCACCTTTATCAGAATTTAAAAGAGGTGAATGAAATAAGTGAGCTATTAAAGGGGTCTTCCCATCAAACCCTACAACTAAAACCACGTGAGTGAAATCTTGTCCTGCCTTTTGTGCAAGAGGTAAATACTTGCTCATCCTGTATCTTACTCCAATAATATCTCCTTTCTTAAGAAGAGAATAATCTAAATCACCAGTACCTTTCCAAATTACTTTACCCCCTTTAGCTAAAATATTTGCAGGCATATGCCAAGCATTACCATAAACCCCATTTTTTTGTGCTGAACTAGAACCATACATTTTTTCATAAGCCATTTTTACATAACCAGCACATACCACTTCAGAAGATTTAAAATCCATATAAGATATATCTCCTGTATCTTTGTTAATAATTATTTTAGATGCTAAATCTGGATTTGACTTCAAACTTTCAACAGAAGCAGTATCTTCCTTAAGCAAATAACCATAAGTAGAATAACCTTTTTGAGCAAATCCCGCACCAGCAAAAACAGAGGTAACTAATACTGCTGTAGCCACAGCTTTCTTAAATCTACTACTAAACATACCAATTCTTTTAACATCTTGATGAAGTTGCTTTTCCTCAATCTTTAATTCTTTAATCTCTTTCTTTTCTACTTTCTCAACTTTTAATTCAAATTCTTTTTCAAAACTTCTAATTAATAATTCTAATTCTTTTTTATATTCATCAAATTCTTCAATTCGTTTAGATGCTTGCTGAACTTTAATTTTATTTTTTTCATTTTCTTTAATCCTTTCCTGTTCAACAATAAATTGTTTATAAAAATCTTTTAATTCTTGTTTAATCATTTCTAATTCTCTATACTTATCTTTCTGCATTACTGCTGATTCTATAATCATATGATTTGCTATATCTACCCTACTAATACAAACCTGTATAAGTTCCTTAAACTGAGTCTCAAAATAAGAAAGTCCTCTTATAACCTCAAAAGCAACATTTTGATCTATCTTTTTATTATCTTTTAAAGAAATAAATCTCTTTTCTAATTGTTGGATTTGTGAAATTATCCACTGAACTTTTCCATTTATTTGTTGTTTAGACTTAGCTCTATTCTTTAAATGAGTAACTAAAGCATAATCAGTTTCTAAATTAGGGTTAATTTTATCAAATTCTAATCCTATACTTTTAAAATATTTAAAATCATTTTCTATAAACTGAATTGTTCTTCCAATTAGAGATTCATATTCTTTTTCTATTCCTAATAAAATCATTTGAATTTTTCCAGCAGTAGTTTTATCTAATTGAATTCCTTTCATAACTACTTTTAACCTATTAATAAACTCCTCAAAAATAGTTAAAGGTTGTCTAATATCATACATTAATTCTAAATCTTCATCTTCAATTAATTTTTTAAGAGAATTTATTATTTTTACAATATCATAAATTTGTTTTCTTAATTGCTTTTCATAGCTTCTTATGTCTTTAACAGAAGTTCTTTCTATACTTTTCATTGTGTTAAAATCTAATTCATTAACTCTTTCTAATGCTTTTTGTAAGCTTATAATTTCATTCCGATTCTTAATTCTTGATTGCTTGACTTTTTGATAGTCATATTCAAATCCACCTATTAAATTAGAAATCCGCTGATCTGTATTAGTAATTGTTTTTGGATTTAAAATTTGATCAGCTAATATAGTATTACTTAACTTTAACTTTAAACCAAATAAGTCCATAAAATTAAGAACATTTAAGGAATATATAAACTTTTTTAATCAATTAATTCAATTTCAATATTAACTTCTTCAGGAATAGGAACCCTCATTACTAATCTTAATGCTCTTTCATCAGCAGCTAAATCGATTAATCTTTTATGAATTCTCATTTCAAAATTATCCCAAGAAGCAGTTCCCTTACCACAAGGAGACTTTCTAGTTGTTAATTTAAGCTTTTTAGTTGGTAATGTAATTGGTCCAGAAATATCTACTCCAGTCTTACTGGCTACATCCTTTATTGATTCACAGATTTGATTTAGCTTATCAATATCTGCACTTGCTAAGTTAATTCGTGCTTTTGGCATAGTCTCTTTGATTAAACACTTATATTTAAATTTTATCTTCAGAAGGGTTTTTAAATGTTTCTAAATGTTCAAATAGACTTTCTAAAGAATTTCCTAAATTTCGATTACCTCCATAAATAGACTTTATAGTCTTTATGGGGTCTAAATTCTCTCCTGAATTATCAACTTTTTCAAGCTTTAAATTATAAAAAAAGCCAAAAACTCCATCTCTTAAACTTCTCTGATTAAACATAGCACTAATACTTTTTGGAAACCTTAAAACTAATCTAGTTAATCCCTCATCTTTTAGTTCAAAACCATCCATTACATAAATATTGCCTCCAGCAAAATTTCCACCAAAAATCTTTAAAGAATAAATTGAACCTTTTTTTAAAGAATACATTTTCTTAATAGATTTTTTAAATTTATAATCATTAGGTTCATACTCCAGAATTAAAATATAATTAATCATAAAAAAGAAAAATTGAGAAGGTTTTAAGCCTTCTTTACATAATCAATACACATACCAGCCGCTACTGTTGAACCAGCATCTCTAATAGCAAATGAACTCATATGAGGTATATCTGATTTCTTTTCAATTACTATTGGCCTTGTTGGAACAATTCTTACAATTGCGGCATCTCCATTTTTAAGCATGTCTGGACTTTTCTGTAAAACTTGTCCTGTTGCAGGATCTAATTTACTTACTAATTCCTCAAATCTACACGCTACTTGTGCTGTATGTATATGGAATACAGGTGTATAACCTACAGTCAACACAGTTGGGTGATTCAATACTATTATCTGTGCAGTGAATTCTTGAACAACAGTTGGAGGTGAATCTACTCTACCTAATACATCTCCTCTTGCAATATCTTTCTTTGCAATACCTCTGACATTAAATCCAATATTGTCACCCGGTTCTGCAACTTGAATTTGCTCGTGATGCATTTCAATAGTTTTAACTTCTCCAGTTACACCCTTACCATCTTTTCCAGGTAAAATTATAACTTTGTCTCCAAGTTTTAATTGTCCAGTTTCAACTCTACCAACAGGAACAACACCAATACCAGTAATGTTATAAACATCTTGTATTGGAAGTCTTAATGGTAAGTTTGTTAATTTTTCTGGTTCTTTGAATGTATCTAATTGTTCAAAGATTGTTGGACCAGTATACCAAGACATATTAGTTGATTTCTTGAAAACATTATCTCCAAGCTGTGCACTTGTTGGAATAAAATTAACATTTGCTGGATTGTAACCAACAGTTTTCAATAATTTTGTTACTTCTTCTTTAACAGCATTAAACTTTGCTTGATCGTACTTTACAGTATCCATCTTATTAACAGCAATAGCTAATTGTTTTACACCTAAAGTTTTACACAAGAATAAGTGTTCTTTAGTTTGAGCCATAATACCTTCACTTGCAGCCACAACTAAAACTGCAGCATCAGCTTGTGAAGCACCAGTAATCATATTTTTTATGAAATCTTTATGCCCTGGAGCATCTATGATACTTAACTCATATTTAGGAGTCATAAGTTTTTTATAAGAAAGATCTATTGTAACTCCTCTTGCTCTTTCTTCTTTAAGATTATCCATAACAAATGCAAACTCAAACCCTGCTTTACCTACTTCTTGAGCTTTTTCTTTTAATTTTCTCATTGTTTGCTCATCAATTATACCTGAATCGTAGAACAATCTACCTACAGTTGTACTTTTACCGTGGTCTACATGACCTACAAATACTACATTTAAATGTGGTTTTTCTTTTGCCATATTAAAATATCCTCCTATTTAAGTATGAACAGATATTGGAATAAAAGCGCCTTTTATAAAGGTTTCGTTAACCCAAAGGTTAACAACCATAACCTACAAGGTTATGTTTCGTTGACTCAAGTCTACGAACTCAAACCAAAGGTTTGATTTTCGTTAACCAAATGTTAACAACCATAAAAAGATTATGTTTCATTAAATCAAGCCTTAAAATCTTCCCCAAAAAAAGGCTTCAAATAAGTCAAAATCTTAATAAGAAAACCTTTAAAGACTTAAAGCTTTTTAAGTAAAATATGCAAAATACAGAAGAAATCTTTGAAACAGTAATGCACTGGGGAAATGAAGCTAAATATAATCATTCAAACTTTCCAGATATAATAACAAATAAAGACAAAATTAGAGGTTTCTTTATAGGAACAAGTTATAAAAAAGAAGAAAATAGAAATAATCTTGATTTAATTTCTTTTCTTAAACCTATTACAATATATTCAGACCTTTTTATACAAAATGAAGTATTTGATAAAGCTAAAGATATAACAGAACTTTTCAAAGATTATTCTCCAAAAAGCCAAGTTAAAATAGAGATGGAATCTTTTTTTATAAATGTTGTAAAAATGGGAATATATATTACAGGCTGTTTAACTGAAATCCCTGAATCTATTGTTTTAAAAAGTGAAAACAACTCAAATAAACAAAAAATAGAAGAATTATTCAACATTTTTAATTATTTTTCTTCATTAACTTACCTTAACTATAAGATGAAAAATTCAAAAACCCCCGTAATTGCTTTATTAAATCATGAAAATGTGAAAAAACCTTATGTTTATGAAAATCTTTTTGATAAAGATAATTTAGTTCTAAGACTTTGGAGAGAATAAAAATCTTCAAATATTATTTCTAAAAAATATCAAAACAAAAAGAAAACTAAGACTTACTCTTGAGGTTGTAAATCTTCATCAACTTTAAGACCTTTTCTTTCTCTAACTTGTCTTACAACTTTATCTTGAAGATCAAATGGTAACTTCTCAAATACTTGATCAACAACAAAGTAGTTTCCACGACCACCAGTTGCGCTTCTTAAATCATTACTTAATCCAAACATATTTGCAACAGGCATTTTTGCTTTAACAGTTATGTGCTCTCCTTCTTGATGCATATCTAATA
This genomic interval from Candidatus Woesearchaeota archaeon contains the following:
- the tuf gene encoding translation elongation factor EF-1 subunit alpha, with the translated sequence MAKEKPHLNVVFVGHVDHGKSTTVGRLFYDSGIIDEQTMRKLKEKAQEVGKAGFEFAFVMDNLKEERARGVTIDLSYKKLMTPKYELSIIDAPGHKDFIKNMITGASQADAAVLVVAASEGIMAQTKEHLFLCKTLGVKQLAIAVNKMDTVKYDQAKFNAVKEEVTKLLKTVGYNPANVNFIPTSAQLGDNVFKKSTNMSWYTGPTIFEQLDTFKEPEKLTNLPLRLPIQDVYNITGIGVVPVGRVETGQLKLGDKVIILPGKDGKGVTGEVKTIEMHHEQIQVAEPGDNIGFNVRGIAKKDIARGDVLGRVDSPPTVVQEFTAQIIVLNHPTVLTVGYTPVFHIHTAQVACRFEELVSKLDPATGQVLQKSPDMLKNGDAAIVRIVPTRPIVIEKKSDIPHMSSFAIRDAGSTVAAGMCIDYVKKA
- a CDS encoding tRNA-dihydrouridine synthase family protein, which translates into the protein MKDISNIIRGKLVLAPMAGVTNLPFRILCRRYGASLVCTEMINANALSRGNKATERLTETCDEEKPVSFQLFGTKEENFVESIKFIEEKADIIDINMGCPVAKIIKQGAGVALLKRPEKVKRLVSAVVQATKKPVSVKIRISSLENTIKIAKTVEDAGAALITIHARTAQQGYSGKVDWGIVRKTRRELNIPVIGNGGIIDEKSAEKYKKCADYLMIGKAAIGNPYIFTRLNEYLQVGRFIPQMDKIELFNEFYKLTEKYPIKETDFKTQALWFTKGIKNSTDLRNNISKAKTKQEILEIFEKEKN
- a CDS encoding cold shock domain-containing protein — protein: MNGKVKFFNEQKGFGFIAGDDGQEYFVHKTGLKEGARIRDNDEVTFEVGTGDRGPKAINVSLAKKD
- a CDS encoding LAGLIDADG family homing endonuclease; this translates as MNLEIPAWILSSRKNQIEWLRAFFDCEAYVDKRAIVLKTVNLHGLSQIKVLLNNLEISSRLYQYQPKNKNHKLNHILIIGRKEDRERYKKVIGFNHTTKLKKLDNF
- a CDS encoding L,D-transpeptidase, coding for MKLGTKILTYVAAGWLLLNPNNFNSENKPQQLSDLEQKVEEIVKKQERVIVIDKSDFLLYYYNNGKVEDKYTVAIGKNTSGKNKSKIGDNLTPEGIFKIQEKSKIDENYLGKYKTDLIRELEYSLFNIIRSPFGTRWMRLKSQSYKGFKTPDWKGIGIHGLRHSPKIFKYQTEGCVGLNVKDAQKLYNKVDIGDYVIIKP
- the rpsJ gene encoding 30S ribosomal protein S10 encodes the protein MPKARINLASADIDKLNQICESIKDVASKTGVDISGPITLPTKKLKLTTRKSPCGKGTASWDNFEMRIHKRLIDLAADERALRLVMRVPIPEEVNIEIELID
- a CDS encoding cation:proton antiporter → MSQTLFLELGLLIIVATIFSGIMRALKQPLIIGYILTGLVASTYFSNIIQHSETISILSQVGIIFLLFIIGLSLNPRIIKGIGFITLLIGVLQVVITFGVSLILEKFISIPFPSSIFIAAAISFSSTIIVLKLLSDKQETGTLHGKISVSILIIQDLFAIISLILIAATAKNSDIISIALSGFLKGAILVLILFLIAIYLLPKLNQRISSSQEFLFLFSISWCFALAILFKLAGLSGEIGALIAGITLSLSPYHYEISSKVKPLRDFFIIIFFVLLGSQINLANISTIIIPAIIISAFVILIKPIIILIIMGILGYTKKTSFITGLNLAQVSEFSLILCALAFESGRLSESLLSMITLVALITIAISTYMITYSNSIYNIFSSVLSTFERKGKKRNEGNFDENISYKTIIFGFNRTGSALLSAIKKLSKKYLIIEFNPEIIKELEKKKIHCRYGDAQDVELLNELNLSKTKLIISTIPNLETNMLLVKKARNSESNPIVIVVTHHHEDTIKLYEEGADYVIMPYTLSGEHAANLINKIKFNKKLLEKERKSHLKKISLNSI